Proteins encoded together in one Impatiens glandulifera chromosome 1, dImpGla2.1, whole genome shotgun sequence window:
- the LOC124919215 gene encoding pre-mRNA-splicing factor CWC25 homolog has protein sequence MALKFLNKKGWHTGSLRNIENVWKAEQKHEAEERKLDEIRKQIQEERERAEFRQLQVQAGLIPQQERLEFLYDSGLAVGKNNDGFKALESLPKAEPPTVAAPSSSSQPQPPLAPGALFEDKPQSANDAWRKLHSDPLLLIRQREQEALAHIKNNPVRMAMIRKSVDEKKQKKSSDDKKRKEKRHHKKSKHHQPHSSDDFDSSEEKDPKNARVSDHRTTVYDKKSKREASVSDGELNEITVGRKSSDKDHKHNYSRDRVERDHDNSRHERRYPEDRKNSESSQKEWSHDNSRHERRYLQDQKNSESSQKEWNRDNSRHERRYLENQKNSESYQKEWNRDNSRNERRYPEDQKNSESFLKEWNHDNSRHERRYPEDQKNSESSQKEWNHDNSRHEKRHLEDQKNSESSHKELNRDKSRQERRYPEDQKNSESSQKERSYDKSRQERSYPQDQKNSESSQKERGHDKSRQERSYPEDQKNTESRHRRRNMPVKLSEEERAAKLREMQEDAEVHEEQRWKRIKKAADDDAKEAVNVKGGKNFLLASQENVYGVSKGGSTTIEESVRRRAYYSQGRSEADGSSAFRR, from the exons ATGGCTTTGAAGTTTCTAAATAAGAAGGGATGGCATACTGGCAGCCTTCGTAACATAGAGAATGTATGGAAAGCGGAGCAGAAACACGAGGCCGAAGAAAGGAAGTTGGATGAGATCCGTAAGCAGATCCAGGAGGAAAGAGAACGCGCCGAATTTCGTCAACTTCAAGTGCAAGCTGGCCTAATCCC TCAACAAGAGAGGCTGGAGTTTTTGTATGATTCTGGATTAGCTGTTGGGAAAAACAATGATGGATTCAAGGCACTTGAAAGTCTACCCAAAGCAGAACCACCTACAGTAGCAGCCCCATCTTCCTCTAGCCAG CCACAACCACCATTAGCTCCTGGAGCCTTATTTGAGGATAAGCCACAATCTGCTAATGATGCATGGAGGAAGCTACATTCAGATCCTCTGCTTTTGATTCGTCAACGAGAGCAAGAAGCACTTGCTCATATAAAGAATAATCCAGTACGGATGGCAATGATTCGCAAATCT GTTGATGAAAAGAAACAGAAGAAGTCATCAGACGACAAGAAGCGCAAAGAGAAGCGCCATCACAAAAAATCCAAGCATCATCAGCCTCATTCATCTGATGACTTTGACTCTAGTGAAGAAAAAGACCCGAAAAATGCTAGAGTTTCCGACCATAGAACCACTGTGTACGATAAGAAGTCAAAAAGAGAAGCTAGTGTTTCCGATGGGGAACTGAACGAGATAACTGTTGGAAGAAAGAGTTCTGACAAAGACCATAAACATAACTACTCTCGTGATCGGGTGGAGAGGGATCACGATAACTCCAGACACGAAAGGCGATATCCTGAAGATCGAAAGAATTCCGAATCTTCTCAGAAGGAATGGAGTCACGATAACTCCAGGCACGAAAGGCGTTATCTTCAAGATCAAAAGAATTCCGAATCTTCTCAGAAGGAATGGAATCGTGATAATTCTAGGCATGAAAGGCGTTATCTTGAAAATCAAAAGAATTCCGAATCTTATCAGAAGGAATGGAATCGTGATAACTCCAGGAACGAAAGGCGTTATCCTGAAGATCAAAAGAATTCCGAATCTTTTCTGAAGGAATGGAATCACGATAACTCCAGGCATGAAAGGCGTTATCCTGAAGATCAAAAGAATTCCGAATCTTCTCAGAAGGAATGGAATCACGATAACTCCAGGCACGAAAAGCGTCATCTTGAAGATCAAAAGAACTCTGAATCTTCTCATAAGGAATTGAATCGTGATAAGTCCAGGCAAGAAAGACGTTATCCTGAAGATCAAAAGAATTCCGAATCTTCTCAGAAGGAAAGGAGTTATGATAAGTCCAGGCAAGAAAGAAGTTATCCACAAGATCAAAAGAACTCCGAATCTTCTCAGAAGGAACGGGGTCATGATAAGTCCAGGCAAGAAAGAAGTTATCCAGAAGATCAAAAGAACACCGAATCACGACACAGAAGGCGTAACATGCCTGTTAAGCTCTCTGAAGAAGAGAGAGCAGCGAAGCTGCGGGAGATGCAAGAGGATGCGGAGGTTCATGAGGAGCAAAGATGGAAACGTATAAAAAAGGCTGCTGATGACGATGCTAAGGAAGCGGTCAATGTTAAGGGTGGCAAGAATTTCTTGCTCGCTTCTCAAGAAAATGTTTATGGTGTTAGTAAAGGTGGAAGCACTACCATAGAAGAGAGCGTTCGTCGCAGGGCTTACTATTCACAAGGCAGATCAGAGGCTGATGGCAGCAGTGCTTTTAGGCGCTAG